A genomic region of Christiangramia sp. OXR-203 contains the following coding sequences:
- a CDS encoding outer membrane beta-barrel family protein yields MNIRTSLSIFLCFLSTLVFSQNELSGKLTDLNNDPLAYANVILLSAQDSVSVVKGTVSEEDGSFLLKDIKDDNYVLKITYVGYDDLLKKIRVKGDTNLKTLKVAPSSGDLEEITIQARKPRISREVDRIVFDVENSTLSSGNTWEILKKSPGVIDNQGQLMVRNAAVQVYLNDRKIYLSASELQTLLESYSAENIKSIEIITNPPAKYDAEGGAILNITTSKSITPGYKGSVEGTYTQAIYSKYKIGTSHYFQGDKVNVFANYNFSPRKDYKNDDSYINFIQDGQPFSRWDTDFTRETTSQAHNANAIIDFELSEKSNLNFSVNANFSPNREFDNDVTTEMRNASGGLDSTLVTDSGVFTDQNNVALNLDYTTSFENGGDLSLKAHYTRFDQDREQTVFSQYFNPQGQRLDALEFETDASQEIDIYTAQADYSRTIGESAFESGLKFSSIESESGIEYMNERRLESLYDELGDVFLYDENIYAAYLSISHDWTKWSGKLGLRGEYTDRTGESMSVETINDREYFELFPTAYLQYRASENHSFTLDYSRRIQRPRYESLNPFRYFLNETNFNAGNPNLIASISNNLNLNYTLNNAWFFDFYYKDLGEAPEVLVFQDNQNLTIRNVNQNLLDSKSYGIDIFHGTSITDFWYAQFFTSLFRMENTLLALESNNAEVTIEAEGVQAYVYNIFTLSQDGTFEGTLFAQYLSDYLSGSYNLEPMTTVSIGLRKTLWDNRAELSLNVNDIFNSTNTRLTSEYLNQSNSFFSFAENRNVQIGFKYNFGNFRLSDNQRTIDEAERERLRP; encoded by the coding sequence ATGAATATTAGAACATCTCTAAGCATTTTTCTTTGCTTTTTAAGTACGCTGGTATTTTCACAAAATGAACTTTCAGGAAAGTTAACCGACCTTAATAACGATCCACTTGCTTACGCGAATGTCATTCTTTTGAGCGCCCAGGATTCAGTATCTGTCGTCAAAGGAACGGTGAGTGAAGAGGATGGGAGCTTCTTGCTGAAGGATATTAAAGATGATAATTACGTACTAAAAATTACTTATGTAGGTTATGACGACCTGCTGAAGAAGATCAGGGTAAAAGGAGACACTAACCTTAAAACCTTGAAAGTTGCACCATCTTCAGGAGATCTGGAGGAGATAACGATTCAAGCCAGGAAACCAAGAATTAGCAGGGAAGTGGATCGTATCGTATTTGATGTGGAGAATTCTACTTTATCCTCTGGAAATACCTGGGAAATATTAAAGAAATCACCTGGAGTTATCGATAACCAGGGACAATTGATGGTTCGAAATGCGGCAGTGCAGGTCTATTTAAATGATCGCAAGATCTATTTATCTGCTTCAGAATTGCAGACCTTACTGGAATCTTATTCCGCAGAAAACATAAAATCTATTGAGATCATTACGAATCCTCCAGCAAAATATGATGCTGAAGGCGGAGCGATCCTTAATATTACCACTAGTAAATCCATTACCCCGGGTTACAAGGGAAGCGTAGAAGGAACTTATACCCAGGCGATCTATTCGAAATATAAGATTGGAACCAGTCATTATTTCCAGGGTGATAAGGTGAACGTGTTTGCGAATTATAATTTTAGTCCGCGTAAGGATTATAAGAATGACGATTCTTATATCAATTTCATTCAGGATGGGCAGCCATTTTCCAGGTGGGACACAGATTTTACAAGGGAAACTACAAGCCAGGCTCATAACGCCAACGCTATCATAGATTTTGAACTTTCAGAAAAGAGCAATCTAAACTTTTCTGTAAATGCCAACTTTTCACCAAACCGTGAATTCGATAATGATGTAACGACGGAGATGAGAAATGCTTCCGGAGGACTTGATTCAACACTGGTAACAGATTCCGGGGTTTTTACAGATCAAAATAACGTTGCATTGAACCTTGATTACACAACATCTTTTGAAAATGGTGGCGATCTTTCCTTAAAAGCACATTATACAAGGTTTGACCAGGATCGTGAGCAAACTGTCTTTTCTCAATATTTTAATCCTCAGGGTCAACGTCTGGATGCACTTGAATTTGAAACCGATGCCAGCCAGGAGATCGATATATACACAGCGCAGGCAGATTATTCCAGGACGATCGGGGAATCTGCTTTTGAAAGCGGACTTAAATTTTCGTCCATAGAATCTGAAAGTGGGATCGAGTACATGAACGAGCGACGTTTGGAATCGCTGTATGATGAACTAGGAGATGTATTTTTATATGATGAAAATATCTACGCAGCATATCTTTCTATAAGTCACGACTGGACGAAATGGAGTGGTAAATTAGGACTTCGTGGGGAATATACCGATAGAACAGGGGAGAGCATGAGTGTTGAAACTATCAATGATCGTGAATACTTTGAATTGTTTCCAACGGCATACCTGCAATATCGAGCTTCAGAGAATCATAGTTTTACGCTGGATTACAGCCGTAGAATTCAACGACCACGATATGAAAGTCTGAATCCATTCAGATACTTTCTGAATGAGACGAATTTCAACGCTGGAAACCCAAATCTTATCGCGTCCATTAGTAACAATTTGAATCTGAACTATACTTTAAATAATGCATGGTTCTTTGACTTCTATTACAAGGATCTTGGGGAAGCTCCGGAAGTCCTAGTATTTCAGGATAATCAAAACCTTACCATTCGTAATGTGAATCAGAATCTGCTGGATTCTAAATCCTATGGAATTGATATTTTTCATGGAACTTCTATCACAGATTTCTGGTATGCACAATTTTTTACATCGCTATTCCGTATGGAAAATACGTTGCTTGCCCTGGAGAGTAATAATGCTGAGGTAACGATAGAAGCTGAAGGTGTTCAGGCATACGTCTATAATATCTTTACGTTGTCCCAGGATGGTACTTTTGAGGGAACTTTGTTTGCACAATATCTTTCAGATTATTTATCCGGATCTTACAATCTGGAGCCAATGACCACTGTAAGTATTGGTTTAAGAAAGACCTTATGGGATAATAGAGCAGAGCTAAGTTTGAATGTGAATGATATATTTAATTCTACGAACACCCGCCTTACTTCAGAATATTTAAACCAGAGTAACAGTTTCTTTTCTTTTGCTGAAAACAGGAATGTCCAGATAGGTTTTAAATATAACTTCGGAAACTTCAGGCTGAGTGACAATCAGCGTACAATAGATGAAGCCGAAAGAGAACGATTAAGACCATAA
- a CDS encoding NlpC/P60 family protein, with protein MKTRSIIYFVAAIFFLSCGESKKESAKTGQIEEIVEQTRTEFAPDKRVALFDISAEEDENGIILKGETNSEEAKKRLLSDLDSAGINYKDSIQVLPSEELGEKLYGIIDVSVANLRGDSMHSSELVTQATLGTPVKIWKRTEEWYYIQTPDDYLSWVDHGGITTMNESEFNNWKTSEKIIFTRAYGNSYAKADLNSNPVTDLVTGAVLELLEDSGDFYKVRYPDAREAYVSKDDAKNYREWLQNLEPDGESLTRVSEKLMGLPYLWGGTSAKGVDCSGFTKTIYFMNGVVIPRDASQQIKEGTLVDDESDFSKLEVGDLLFFGRPATDSTSEKVVHVGMWIGNNEFIHSSGDVHISSVDDNAENFDEFNKSRYLRTKRYLDQQSSGLKYLQQQDFYSGNTH; from the coding sequence ATGAAAACCAGATCTATAATATATTTTGTAGCAGCAATTTTCTTCCTTTCCTGTGGAGAATCTAAAAAGGAATCGGCTAAAACTGGTCAGATCGAAGAAATTGTAGAACAAACCAGAACTGAATTTGCTCCAGACAAACGGGTAGCGCTTTTTGATATTTCTGCGGAAGAAGATGAGAACGGAATCATTCTTAAAGGTGAAACCAATTCAGAAGAAGCAAAAAAAAGACTTTTATCAGATCTTGATTCGGCTGGGATTAATTATAAAGACAGTATTCAGGTTTTGCCTTCCGAAGAATTGGGAGAAAAACTTTACGGGATCATTGATGTTTCTGTGGCTAACCTAAGAGGAGATAGCATGCATTCATCTGAACTTGTCACTCAGGCCACACTCGGAACTCCTGTAAAGATCTGGAAACGAACCGAAGAATGGTATTATATTCAAACTCCAGACGATTATCTTTCGTGGGTGGACCACGGAGGAATTACGACCATGAACGAAAGTGAATTTAATAATTGGAAAACTTCAGAAAAGATCATTTTCACGAGAGCCTATGGGAACTCCTATGCTAAGGCTGATTTAAATTCTAATCCAGTTACAGATCTGGTAACCGGGGCAGTCCTGGAATTGCTGGAAGATTCAGGAGATTTTTATAAGGTTAGATATCCTGACGCTCGTGAAGCCTACGTTTCTAAAGACGATGCGAAGAACTACCGGGAATGGTTACAGAATTTGGAACCTGATGGCGAAAGTCTAACGAGGGTTTCTGAAAAGTTGATGGGGTTACCTTATCTATGGGGAGGGACTTCTGCGAAAGGAGTAGATTGTAGCGGATTCACCAAAACGATCTATTTCATGAATGGCGTGGTCATTCCCAGGGATGCTTCTCAACAGATCAAAGAGGGTACGCTCGTGGACGACGAATCAGATTTCAGCAAACTGGAAGTAGGGGATCTACTGTTCTTTGGTAGACCGGCAACAGATTCTACTTCGGAAAAAGTTGTACACGTAGGAATGTGGATTGGTAATAATGAATTTATTCATTCTTCGGGAGATGTTCATATTAGTAGTGTAGATGATAACGCTGAAAATTTTGATGAATTCAACAAAAGCCGATATTTAAGAACTAAAAGATATCTGGATCAACAATCAAGTGGACTCAAATACTTGCAACAGCAGGATTTTTATAGCGGTAATACTCATTAA
- a CDS encoding glycoside hydrolase family 10 protein encodes MIKSLKYYKLLSLVLLVFFAYSCKSTKNVSVAEKQPDTIDTLVQKEIDKPEVSKEITENTFIQPPLEIAEFRAAWIATVANINWPSKAGLSTEVQKKEALEMLDFLEDNNFNAVILQVRPQADALYQSELEPWSYFLTGKSGKAPEPFYDPLEFWIDQAHIRGLELHVWLNPYRAHHTTGKEIGEKSIVKTNPELVMELKNGMWWMDPGSEKVQEHSAAVVMDIVERYDIDGVHFDDYFYPYASYNGKSGFPDDISYQKYQSSGGKLSRADWRRKNVNDFIERIAAEIKAEKSFVKFGISPFGIWRPGFPASIKGMDQYEELYADAKLWLNKGWIDYFTPQLYWPTAKVGQSFPVLLGWWESENVVGRHLWPGINLALDEETPGEIASQIMISRGILPDSPGAVHWNIGPLMKSEKLRNSLKNGPYQHNALVPASPWLSTEVPEIPSIELAKTASEYTIKNSSLDEHFRWVVYYQYENSGWNYKILNQEQDSHSLPIQNKDNNKLIKIGITAVDRTGAQSSFQQYDLQILDLIKS; translated from the coding sequence ATGATTAAATCATTAAAATACTACAAATTATTATCGCTGGTTCTTCTGGTGTTTTTCGCATATTCCTGTAAATCCACTAAAAATGTTTCAGTAGCTGAAAAACAACCTGATACCATAGATACTTTGGTTCAGAAGGAGATTGATAAACCTGAGGTTTCAAAAGAAATTACAGAAAATACATTTATTCAACCACCGCTTGAAATAGCAGAATTTAGAGCAGCCTGGATCGCCACGGTTGCAAATATCAACTGGCCTAGTAAAGCAGGTTTATCTACTGAAGTACAGAAAAAGGAAGCCCTGGAAATGCTTGATTTTCTTGAAGATAATAATTTCAACGCGGTCATTTTACAGGTTCGGCCACAGGCTGATGCATTATATCAAAGCGAACTGGAACCATGGTCTTATTTTCTTACCGGCAAAAGTGGAAAGGCTCCAGAACCTTTTTACGATCCGCTGGAATTCTGGATAGACCAGGCTCATATAAGAGGACTGGAGCTCCATGTCTGGCTCAATCCATACCGGGCGCATCATACCACTGGTAAAGAAATTGGTGAAAAGTCTATTGTTAAGACCAATCCTGAACTCGTAATGGAACTGAAAAATGGGATGTGGTGGATGGATCCAGGAAGTGAAAAGGTGCAGGAACATTCGGCTGCAGTAGTCATGGATATTGTGGAACGCTACGATATAGATGGCGTTCATTTTGATGACTATTTCTATCCGTATGCATCTTATAATGGTAAAAGCGGATTCCCGGATGATATAAGTTACCAGAAATACCAAAGTAGTGGAGGTAAACTTTCCAGAGCCGATTGGAGGCGTAAGAATGTTAATGATTTTATCGAAAGGATTGCTGCTGAAATCAAAGCTGAAAAGTCTTTCGTAAAATTCGGAATTAGTCCGTTTGGGATTTGGAGACCTGGTTTTCCTGCAAGTATTAAAGGAATGGACCAGTATGAAGAATTATATGCTGATGCAAAATTATGGCTGAATAAAGGCTGGATCGATTATTTCACACCGCAACTATACTGGCCCACGGCAAAAGTAGGGCAAAGCTTTCCGGTTTTATTGGGTTGGTGGGAATCTGAAAATGTAGTTGGAAGACATTTATGGCCGGGAATTAATCTTGCTCTGGACGAAGAAACACCAGGTGAAATTGCCTCACAGATCATGATCTCTCGTGGAATTCTTCCAGATAGCCCTGGCGCGGTTCACTGGAATATTGGACCGCTGATGAAAAGTGAGAAACTAAGAAATTCATTGAAAAACGGACCTTATCAACATAATGCTTTGGTGCCTGCAAGTCCATGGTTATCTACTGAGGTTCCTGAAATTCCCAGCATTGAACTAGCTAAAACAGCTTCAGAATATACTATAAAGAATTCCAGTTTAGATGAGCACTTCAGGTGGGTGGTTTATTATCAGTATGAAAATAGTGGCTGGAACTACAAAATTTTGAATCAGGAACAGGATTCACATTCACTCCCAATTCAGAATAAAGACAATAATAAATTGATCAAAATAGGGATTACTGCGGTAGATCGTACTGGAGCCCAGAGTAGTTTCCAGCAATATGATCTTCAAATCCTTGACCTTATAAAATCTTAA
- the murQ gene encoding N-acetylmuramic acid 6-phosphate etherase, producing the protein MDFLKPDTEKASNYDHLEKMNTAELLKNINKEDQTVAESVQKVIPAIEVLVDSIVEKLGTGGRLFYIGAGTSGRLGVLDASECPPTFGVEPGIVIGLIAGGDTALRNAVENAEDDTEQAWKDLQQYKISSRDVLVGIAASGTTPYVIGGIEKARENNIITGCVTCSSGSPLAQASEYPVEVITGPEFVTGSTRMKAGTAQKMVLNMITTSTMIRLGKIKGNKMVDMQLSNKKLVGRGTQMIMDELHIEEQQAKALLLEHGSVRLAIANFQQNS; encoded by the coding sequence ATGGATTTCCTGAAACCTGATACTGAAAAGGCATCAAATTATGATCATCTTGAAAAGATGAATACTGCAGAACTTCTGAAGAATATCAACAAGGAAGATCAAACGGTGGCTGAAAGTGTGCAGAAAGTAATTCCTGCAATTGAAGTTCTGGTGGACAGCATCGTGGAAAAATTAGGAACAGGAGGAAGGCTTTTTTATATTGGAGCTGGTACAAGCGGCCGGCTTGGGGTTCTGGACGCTTCAGAATGTCCGCCCACATTTGGGGTTGAGCCTGGAATCGTAATTGGTCTAATTGCCGGCGGTGATACTGCTTTGAGGAATGCTGTTGAAAATGCAGAAGATGATACGGAGCAGGCATGGAAAGATCTTCAACAATATAAGATCTCTTCAAGAGATGTCCTGGTAGGCATCGCTGCATCTGGAACCACGCCTTACGTGATTGGAGGAATTGAAAAAGCCAGAGAGAATAATATAATCACGGGATGTGTTACCTGTAGCTCCGGAAGTCCACTGGCCCAAGCTTCAGAATATCCGGTGGAAGTAATCACCGGACCAGAATTTGTAACGGGTAGCACACGTATGAAAGCAGGAACAGCGCAGAAAATGGTGTTGAATATGATCACAACGTCTACCATGATCAGGTTAGGTAAAATCAAAGGAAATAAGATGGTAGATATGCAGTTATCCAACAAAAAGCTGGTGGGACGTGGAACCCAGATGATCATGGATGAATTGCATATCGAGGAACAGCAGGCTAAAGCTTTGTTATTAGAGCATGGCAGTGTGAGACTGGCAATCGCTAATTTTCAACAGAATAGTTAA
- the lepA gene encoding translation elongation factor 4: MKNIRNFCIIAHIDHGKSTLADRLLDFTGTVTEREKQEQLLDSMDLERERGITIKSHAIQMDYVHEGEEYTLNLIDTPGHVDFSYEVSRSIAACEGALLVVDAAQSIQAQTISNLYLALENDLEIIPVLNKVDLPSANPEVVTDDIVDLLGCDASDVIPASAKTGIGIKEILDAIISRIPAPTGKVDAPLRALIFDSVYNPFRGVETYFRVINGSIKKGEKIKFVATNKTYDADEVGTLRLKQFPRKEIKTGDVGYLITGIKDAREVKVGDTITSAVNPTTEAVAGFEDVKPMVFAGIYPVDTEDYEELRASMEKLQLNDASLVFTPESSAALGFGFRCGFLGMLHLEIIQERLEREFDMTVITTVPNVSYQAYTNKNPDEALLVNNPSDLPEPSTLNRVEEPFIKATIITKSDYVGNVMSLCIEKRGEITNQTYLTTERVELTFDMPLAEIVFDFYDRLKTVSRGYASFDYSPIGMRQSKLVKVDVLLNANTVDALSALLHVDNAYDIGKKMCEKLKELIPRQQFDIPIQAAIGAKIIARETVKALRKDVTAKCYGGDISRKRKLLEKQKKGKKRMRQVGNVEIPQEAFMAVLKLND; the protein is encoded by the coding sequence ATGAAGAACATTCGAAATTTTTGCATAATCGCGCATATCGATCACGGGAAAAGTACACTGGCAGATCGCCTGCTGGATTTTACCGGGACCGTAACCGAGCGTGAAAAACAGGAACAACTGCTGGACAGTATGGACCTGGAACGGGAACGCGGGATTACTATTAAGTCTCATGCGATACAAATGGATTATGTTCATGAAGGTGAAGAATACACACTAAACCTTATCGACACTCCCGGCCACGTGGATTTTTCATATGAAGTATCCCGTTCTATTGCTGCTTGTGAAGGTGCTTTACTGGTAGTAGATGCAGCTCAAAGTATTCAGGCTCAAACTATTTCGAATCTTTATCTTGCTCTTGAAAACGATCTTGAGATCATTCCGGTACTGAATAAAGTGGATCTTCCCAGTGCAAATCCGGAAGTGGTAACAGATGACATTGTGGATCTTTTAGGTTGCGATGCATCAGATGTTATCCCGGCAAGTGCAAAAACTGGTATCGGGATCAAAGAGATTCTTGATGCTATTATTTCCAGAATTCCTGCTCCAACAGGAAAAGTTGATGCTCCACTTCGAGCATTGATCTTTGACTCTGTTTACAACCCATTTCGAGGTGTTGAAACTTATTTCAGAGTTATTAATGGATCTATTAAAAAAGGTGAAAAGATCAAGTTCGTTGCGACGAATAAAACATATGATGCCGATGAAGTGGGAACACTTCGTTTAAAACAATTTCCTCGAAAAGAGATCAAAACCGGTGATGTTGGTTACCTCATCACGGGTATTAAGGATGCTCGCGAGGTGAAAGTAGGTGATACTATTACCAGCGCCGTAAATCCAACTACGGAAGCTGTAGCAGGTTTTGAAGACGTAAAACCAATGGTTTTCGCCGGAATTTATCCTGTAGATACTGAAGATTACGAAGAATTGAGAGCTTCCATGGAGAAACTACAGCTAAACGATGCTTCGCTGGTTTTTACTCCTGAAAGTTCTGCAGCTTTAGGCTTTGGATTCCGTTGTGGATTCCTTGGAATGTTACACCTGGAAATTATTCAGGAAAGACTGGAACGTGAGTTCGATATGACCGTGATTACTACGGTTCCTAACGTTTCTTACCAGGCTTACACCAATAAGAATCCAGATGAAGCTTTACTGGTAAATAACCCGTCTGACCTTCCTGAACCATCTACATTAAACAGGGTTGAAGAGCCATTTATTAAGGCTACGATCATTACAAAATCAGATTATGTTGGGAATGTAATGTCTCTATGTATTGAAAAGCGTGGAGAAATTACTAATCAGACTTATCTTACTACAGAACGTGTTGAACTAACTTTTGACATGCCTTTAGCGGAGATTGTTTTCGACTTCTACGACAGGTTGAAAACCGTTTCCAGAGGTTATGCTTCTTTCGATTATTCTCCAATTGGAATGCGCCAGTCAAAACTTGTAAAAGTTGATGTACTTCTTAATGCGAATACGGTAGATGCACTTTCTGCACTATTGCACGTGGATAACGCGTATGATATTGGAAAGAAAATGTGCGAGAAACTGAAGGAATTGATCCCAAGACAACAATTTGATATTCCAATCCAAGCCGCAATTGGTGCGAAGATCATTGCCCGTGAAACTGTAAAAGCTTTACGTAAAGATGTTACCGCGAAATGTTATGGTGGTGATATTTCCCGTAAACGTAAACTTCTTGAAAAGCAGAAAAAAGGTAAAAAGAGAATGAGACAGGTTGGAAATGTTGAAATTCCGCAGGAAGCATTTATGGCGGTTCTTAAACTGAACGATTAG
- a CDS encoding YebC/PmpR family DNA-binding transcriptional regulator produces MAGHSKWANIKHRKGAQDKKRAKQFTRAIKEITVAVKEGGGPDPEANPALRNAIQNAKGVNMPKDTIERAIKKASGADADNYEMVTFEGYGPNGIAIFVEATTDNTNRTVASVRSIFSKNGGSLGTNGSLEFLFDKKGVFVLEKENIEIELEELELELIEGGASSFDKEDDYLTVYTDFNDFGMMSSKLEELKIEPKNSEVQRIPLNTTELPLEDAIKILNLIEKFEDDDDVQNVYHTLEVTDELIEKMEEE; encoded by the coding sequence ATGGCTGGACATAGTAAATGGGCGAATATCAAGCATCGTAAAGGAGCTCAGGACAAGAAAAGAGCGAAGCAGTTCACCAGGGCGATCAAAGAGATTACAGTTGCCGTAAAAGAAGGCGGTGGACCAGATCCTGAAGCTAATCCCGCCTTGCGTAATGCCATCCAGAATGCCAAAGGGGTAAATATGCCCAAGGATACCATTGAACGCGCGATCAAGAAGGCTAGTGGTGCAGATGCCGATAATTATGAAATGGTCACTTTTGAAGGTTATGGTCCAAATGGGATAGCCATTTTCGTAGAAGCTACTACAGATAATACTAATAGAACTGTGGCTTCAGTTCGTTCCATTTTCAGCAAAAATGGTGGAAGTCTTGGGACCAATGGTTCTCTGGAATTCCTTTTCGATAAAAAAGGGGTTTTTGTACTAGAAAAGGAAAATATCGAAATAGAACTTGAAGAACTGGAATTAGAGCTTATTGAAGGTGGTGCATCAAGTTTTGATAAGGAAGACGATTATTTGACAGTTTATACAGATTTCAATGATTTTGGAATGATGTCATCGAAACTTGAAGAACTAAAAATAGAGCCAAAAAATTCTGAAGTACAGCGTATACCCTTAAATACAACTGAATTGCCTTTGGAAGACGCTATAAAGATCCTGAACCTCATCGAAAAATTTGAAGATGACGATGATGTTCAGAACGTATATCATACACTGGAGGTGACCGATGAACTAATTGAGAAAATGGAGGAGGAGTGA
- a CDS encoding sodium:proton antiporter: MVELAGIVILGILAQWAAWRFKIPAILPLILVGLAVGPISTFFTEDGSKIIEPIWNGESGLFPGESLFYFVSLAIGIILFEGGLTLRKGEILNVGPVIIKLITIAVIVTFFGAGVAAYLIFDLSWQISFLFAALIIVTGPTVITPILRNIPLKSDISTILKWEGILIDPIGALVAVLMFEFISAGTGTEFTETALIEFGKIVLFGFTFGFTFAHALAFAIKKNVIPHYLLNVLTLATVLGVFVLADLFAHESGLLAVVVMGMVMGNINLPNLKELLYFKESLSVLLISILFILLAANINVEDLMLVYDVKALILFATVVLIVRPLGVFVSSIGSSLKFNEKLFISWVGPRGIVAAGIASLFGIELSNQGVPGAEYITPLVFMIVLGTVLLNATTARLFAQLVGVFLKNSQGILIIGASTISRLIGSYLKKNNRHVVLVDSNGTNIKKAQELGLDAIQENVYSDDLINNIELSDIGYLMAMTGNTEVNLNAIEKFRKHFGENGSFRVVSSDEMYDPENNPKEGLFSQTDDYIKLTNLARKYPSIHEIELNSKEHYEGLIEISKTDSDIIPLFVKDEEGELSIIPSNSLEVEIEEGFMMVYLGKELETGDSEEKENIEKNIQEED; this comes from the coding sequence TTATTTCCGGGGGAAAGCCTTTTCTACTTTGTTTCGCTGGCGATCGGGATCATACTTTTCGAAGGTGGTTTAACGCTGCGGAAGGGTGAAATTCTTAATGTTGGCCCGGTGATCATCAAGTTGATAACCATAGCCGTGATCGTTACTTTCTTTGGAGCCGGTGTAGCAGCATACCTGATATTTGACCTTAGCTGGCAGATATCGTTCTTATTCGCGGCACTTATTATTGTAACCGGTCCTACCGTAATTACCCCTATTCTTCGGAATATTCCTTTAAAATCTGATATCTCAACTATTCTGAAATGGGAAGGGATCCTTATCGATCCTATTGGTGCCCTGGTAGCGGTATTGATGTTTGAATTTATAAGCGCTGGTACTGGAACCGAATTTACAGAAACAGCATTGATAGAATTTGGAAAGATCGTTCTTTTTGGATTTACCTTTGGATTCACCTTTGCTCATGCTCTGGCCTTTGCCATCAAAAAGAACGTGATCCCTCATTATTTACTGAATGTACTAACGCTGGCAACCGTGCTGGGAGTTTTTGTACTGGCAGATCTTTTCGCTCATGAAAGCGGACTTTTAGCCGTGGTAGTGATGGGAATGGTGATGGGAAACATCAACCTTCCAAACCTGAAAGAATTACTTTATTTTAAAGAATCTCTAAGCGTACTGCTTATTTCGATCCTGTTCATACTTCTCGCTGCGAATATCAATGTAGAAGACCTGATGCTGGTGTATGACGTCAAAGCTTTGATCCTGTTTGCTACCGTGGTACTCATCGTTAGACCACTGGGTGTATTTGTGAGTAGTATAGGCTCATCACTAAAATTCAACGAAAAACTATTTATAAGCTGGGTTGGACCTCGTGGTATCGTAGCCGCAGGTATCGCTTCTCTATTCGGAATTGAACTTTCTAATCAAGGCGTTCCCGGAGCAGAATATATCACTCCGCTTGTATTCATGATCGTACTGGGAACTGTTCTTCTCAATGCCACCACAGCAAGGTTATTCGCTCAATTGGTAGGAGTATTTCTGAAGAATTCTCAGGGAATCTTAATCATTGGAGCATCTACAATCTCAAGATTGATTGGTAGTTATCTGAAGAAGAACAATCGACATGTGGTCTTGGTTGATAGTAATGGAACAAATATTAAAAAAGCACAGGAACTTGGATTGGATGCGATCCAGGAAAATGTTTATTCAGATGATCTTATCAATAATATTGAATTAAGTGATATCGGTTATTTAATGGCAATGACTGGAAATACGGAAGTAAACCTGAATGCCATCGAAAAGTTCAGAAAACATTTTGGAGAAAATGGATCTTTTAGAGTAGTTTCTTCAGATGAAATGTATGATCCTGAAAACAATCCTAAAGAGGGACTGTTCTCGCAAACCGACGATTATATCAAGTTAACGAACCTTGCCAGAAAGTATCCTTCTATTCATGAAATTGAACTGAATTCCAAGGAGCACTACGAAGGTCTCATAGAAATTAGTAAAACCGATTCTGATATCATTCCACTTTTTGTAAAAGATGAGGAAGGGGAGCTTAGTATTATTCCTTCAAACAGTCTTGAAGTAGAAATTGAAGAAGGTTTTATGATGGTTTATCTTGGAAAAGAACTGGAAACCGGAGACAGCGAAGAAAAAGAGAACATTGAAAAGAATATTCAGGAGGAAGATTAA